The Chryseolinea soli genome contains a region encoding:
- a CDS encoding TonB-dependent receptor produces the protein MNPHTSPIPKSSFRFLSLLILLTGLLPARLYAQSTQTLRGTVVDGVSNTPLVGVTVVLVNPGNTLLGSTTNADGHFRIDGVPTGRQTLRVTYIGYEEQTIPNIVVTAGKEVVLNLSLTESISQLEEVVVTGDSRDDKTATNNENAAVSARSFNVDDTKRYAGAIGDPSRMAANFAGVAGGNDSRNDIVVRGNSPTGMLWQMEGLNIPNPNHFGSAASTGGPVSILNNNNLDKSDFMTSAFPAQYGNATAGVFDLRLRDGNNEKRELLAQVGFNGFELGAEGPFSKKSEASYVANYRYSTLGVFQALGIQFGTGTNTPDYQDLNFKVSVPTANGGKWTLFGIGGTSKINLLGSEADLDKGSNNLYGSENNDSYTKYQTGAVGVNYEKTISNTYMRITAGLSGTGEDVSSDSLVRNSENEVIDRYLRVENNMNTQKYSLNFLTRTKFNARNSLTSGFYIDDTHFNLYSHDVYANVQRDTVRLDVKDRTTLYQFYSTWKHRFNPHLVLNAGLHTQYYSLNKQWAVEPRTSLQYIIDGSHSLSVGYGIHNQIQSITTNFIQTKAADGEMLLTNKDLDFTTSRHLVLSYDWNISSKVRLKVESYYQTLSNVPVEQVPSSFSSINTGMSFGISSTDSLVNRGTGRNYGLEFTLERFFRDGYYFLFTASLFDSQYKGSDGVWRNTAYNTQYVFNALAGKEWRVGKGNDFFSVNLKMSTVGGKPLTPIDFETSQRYGKTVYKDSEAYSDRQTPYFRSDLRFSYRKEYKHSTLEVALDLQNLTNNKNIFTQNYNPRTNSIVTVYQQSFFPVPYFKFTF, from the coding sequence ATGAACCCCCATACCTCCCCTATCCCCAAATCATCTTTTAGATTTTTATCGTTATTGATCTTGCTGACCGGCCTGTTGCCGGCGCGACTTTATGCGCAGTCCACCCAAACCCTGCGGGGAACCGTGGTGGACGGGGTGAGCAACACTCCCCTGGTTGGTGTTACCGTGGTCCTGGTGAATCCCGGCAACACGCTCTTGGGCAGCACGACCAATGCCGACGGACACTTCCGGATCGACGGCGTGCCCACCGGAAGACAGACGCTCCGTGTGACGTACATCGGCTATGAAGAACAAACCATCCCCAACATCGTGGTGACGGCCGGCAAGGAAGTGGTGCTGAACCTGAGCCTGACCGAAAGCATCAGCCAACTGGAAGAAGTGGTGGTGACCGGCGACAGCCGCGACGACAAAACCGCCACCAACAATGAGAACGCCGCGGTGAGCGCCCGGTCCTTTAACGTGGACGACACCAAGCGTTATGCCGGCGCCATCGGCGATCCTTCGCGCATGGCCGCCAACTTTGCGGGCGTGGCCGGTGGCAACGACAGCCGCAACGACATCGTGGTGCGCGGCAATTCGCCCACCGGTATGTTGTGGCAGATGGAAGGGCTCAACATTCCCAACCCCAACCATTTCGGTTCGGCGGCCAGCACGGGAGGACCGGTGAGCATCCTGAACAACAACAACCTCGACAAGTCCGATTTTATGACCAGCGCCTTCCCGGCGCAATATGGTAATGCAACGGCCGGGGTATTTGACCTGCGGCTGCGCGATGGCAACAATGAGAAACGCGAACTCCTCGCCCAGGTGGGTTTTAATGGGTTTGAACTGGGCGCGGAGGGACCGTTCTCAAAAAAATCGGAAGCCTCGTACGTTGCCAACTACCGGTATTCAACGCTGGGTGTTTTCCAGGCGCTTGGCATTCAGTTCGGGACCGGCACTAACACGCCGGATTACCAGGATCTCAATTTCAAGGTGAGCGTGCCTACGGCAAATGGCGGGAAGTGGACTTTGTTCGGCATCGGCGGCACGAGTAAGATCAACCTGTTGGGAAGCGAAGCCGACCTGGACAAAGGCTCTAACAACCTGTATGGAAGCGAGAACAACGATTCCTATACCAAATATCAAACCGGTGCGGTGGGTGTCAACTATGAAAAAACCATTTCGAATACCTACATGCGGATCACCGCCGGTTTGAGTGGTACGGGCGAAGACGTGTCTTCCGATTCGCTGGTCCGCAACAGCGAGAATGAAGTGATCGACCGCTACCTGCGCGTGGAAAACAACATGAATACGCAAAAGTATTCGCTAAACTTTTTAACCCGGACAAAATTCAATGCCCGGAACAGTCTTACCTCCGGCTTCTATATCGACGACACCCATTTCAATCTCTACAGCCACGATGTCTACGCCAACGTGCAGCGCGACACGGTGCGGCTGGATGTGAAAGACCGCACCACGCTATACCAGTTCTACAGCACCTGGAAGCATCGCTTCAATCCGCACCTGGTGTTGAACGCGGGCCTCCATACACAGTACTATTCGCTGAACAAGCAATGGGCCGTGGAGCCGAGAACAAGCTTACAATATATTATCGATGGAAGCCACTCGCTCAGTGTTGGGTATGGCATTCATAACCAAATACAGAGCATCACAACCAATTTTATACAAACCAAAGCGGCCGACGGTGAAATGTTGCTCACCAACAAAGATCTTGATTTCACCACCAGCCGGCACCTGGTGTTGAGCTATGACTGGAACATCTCGTCGAAGGTGAGGTTGAAAGTGGAGAGTTATTATCAGACACTTTCGAATGTTCCCGTGGAGCAGGTGCCGTCGTCGTTTTCATCGATCAATACGGGGATGTCCTTTGGAATTTCGAGTACCGACAGCTTAGTGAATCGGGGTACGGGAAGAAACTACGGGTTGGAGTTTACGTTGGAGCGGTTCTTCCGCGATGGCTACTACTTCTTGTTTACGGCCTCGCTTTTCGATTCCCAGTACAAAGGCAGCGACGGCGTTTGGCGAAACACCGCCTACAACACGCAATACGTTTTCAATGCGTTGGCGGGCAAAGAATGGCGCGTGGGCAAAGGAAATGACTTCTTCTCTGTAAACTTAAAGATGTCCACCGTGGGTGGCAAGCCGCTTACGCCGATCGATTTTGAAACCTCACAACGCTATGGCAAGACGGTCTACAAGGACAGCGAGGCCTATAGCGACCGGCAAACCCCCTACTTCCGATCGGACCTGCGGTTCTCTTACCGCAAAGAATATAAACACAGCACGCTGGAAGTGGCTTTGGATCTGCAGAACCTGACCAACAACAAAAATATCTTCACGCAGAACTACAATCCGCGGACGAACTCCATTGTGACGGTGTATCAGCAATCGTTCTTCCCGGTTCCCTACTTTAAGTTTACGTTTTGA